AGGCGAATGCCAGGGACGGATGCCCGGGATCCCAGCTGCACTAGCCTTCGGCCCACAGGTTTAGGGCTGGGAGGGGGGACGGGAAGGAAGCTGAGTAGAACCAGGAGGGGCCTGGCATGGCAAGATCGGGCTCTGGTTGGGGGACA
This sequence is a window from Camelus ferus isolate YT-003-E chromosome 15, BCGSAC_Cfer_1.0, whole genome shotgun sequence. Protein-coding genes within it:
- the LOC116669044 gene encoding dynactin subunit 1-like is translated as MSVEAGRLRAFLQGGQEASDIALLLRDLETSCSDIRQFCKKIRRRMPGTDARDPSCTSLRPTGLGLGGGTGRKLSRTRRGLAWQDRALVGGQGWF